A genome region from Bufo gargarizans isolate SCDJY-AF-19 chromosome 2, ASM1485885v1, whole genome shotgun sequence includes the following:
- the LOC122926367 gene encoding C3a anaphylatoxin chemotactic receptor-like: MSSFIFFEDRDIINKVSFTLYCIIFVLGTIGNGLVIWIAGFRMKKTISAVWFLNLAIADFLCCASLPLRIVEWLAFFSLYENVICFLSIILFNLNVSASVLLLTAMSIDRCVSVMWPFWTKVHRTHKLVRITAAIIWVLSLLLTGLVVYFYVYYLYNVNEWCTVFYNFYDDYIHKIKLTIRSLRLVIMFVIPFLIILISYGIIFIKLRKSKRSKRSQRPYRIITAVILGFFICWSPYYIWPLTPMYDVDDFQFYLVNAIIINLASLNSCINPIIYVFMGQDFKHSFFRSIPARVEKALSEHPNDICRE, from the coding sequence ATgtctagttttattttttttgaggatcgAGATATTATAAACAAGGTGTCATTTACTTTATACTGCATCATTTTTGTTCTTGGAACTATCGGTAATGGATTAGTCATCTGGATTGCTGGATTCAGGATGAAGAAGACAATCAGCGCTGTGTGGTTCCTCAACCTGGCCATTGCGGACTTCCTCTGCTGTGCTTCTCTTCCTCTGCGCATTGTAGAGTGGCTCGCATTTTTCTCACTCTATGAAAATGTTATTTGCTTTCTGAGCATTATTCTGTTCAATCTAAATGTGAGCGCCAGTGTTCTTCTCTTGACGGCCATGAGTATTGACCGCTGTGTCTCTGTCATGTGGCCATTTTGGACCAAAGTTCACAGGACACATAAACTAGTGAGAATCACTGCGGCAATCATTTGGGTGTTGAGTTTGCTCTTGACTGGTTTAGtggtttatttttatgtataCTATCTTTATAATGTAAATGAATGGTGCACAGTGTTTTATAACTTTTATGATGACTATATTCACAAGATAAAACTGACCATTCGATCATTAAGGTTAGTTATTATGTTTGTGATCCCTTTTCTCATCATCTTGATCAGTTATGGTATAATTTTCATCAAACTTAGGAAAAGTAAGAGATCCAAGAGATCTCAGAGACCCTACAGGATCATCACTGCTGTTATATTGGGTTTCTTCATCTGCTGGTCGCCATATTACATCTGGCCACTAACACCCATGTATGATGTAGATGACTTTCAGTTTTATCTAGTAAATGCTATTATCATCAACCTGGCTTCCCTTAACAGTTGCATCAATCCAATCATTTATGTTTTTATGGGTCAAGATTTTAAACACAGTTTCTTCAGATCTATCCCAGCCAGAGTGGAAAAAGCCTTAAGTGAACACCCTAATGATATATGCAGAGAATGA